One Triticum dicoccoides isolate Atlit2015 ecotype Zavitan chromosome 5B, WEW_v2.0, whole genome shotgun sequence genomic window carries:
- the LOC119307333 gene encoding protein TRIGALACTOSYLDIACYLGLYCEROL 2, chloroplastic-like, translated as MAAAANPRVTGAAPAPLLLPPRLLGRSRGRRGTLLAAALRGAPSGAEPPTGSQRGAALLAGVPWPTTARRRRRPAGEAALPAPALALTPSARRPLLLPLRHRFLCCTNAATSNDAEASPSPDGGKNPLAPLVELWRRTVQPLGDYGFGKRSVWEGGVGLFMVSGAVLLALALAWLRGFQLRSRFRKYNAVFEFSQACGICVGTPLRIRGVTVGSVVRVDSSLRSIDAYVEVEDDKIIVPRNSLVEVNQSGLLMETMIDITPKDPLPAPSVGPLDADCSKEGLILCDKERMKGHQGVSLDALVGIFTRLGRDMEEIGVQKSFKLAEKVASIMEEAQPLLSRIEALAEEVQPLLSEVRDSDLVKDVETIAKGLAEASGDLRRLKSSMLTPENSDLIKQSIFTLIFTLKNIESISSDISSFTGDEATRQNIKLLIKSLSRLL; from the exons ATGGCTGCGGCGGCGAATCCTAGGGTCACGGGCGCGGCTCCCGCGCCCCTGCTGCTCCCTCCACGCCTCCTCGGAAGGAGCCGCGGCCGGCGCGGGACGTTGCTCGCCGCCGCCCTCCGAGGCGCGCCGTCGGGAGCCGAGCCACCGACAGGGTCCCAGCGCGGAGCAGCGCTGTTGGCGGGCGTGCCCTGGCCAACCACGGCACGGAGACGGCGCCGTCCGGCCGGCGAAGCGGCTCTGCCTGCACCGGCGCTCGCCCTGACGCCTTCCGCGCGGCGGCCTCTTCTTCTTCCACTCCGCCATAG ATTCTTGTGTTGTACGAATGCGGCCACCTCAAATGACGCCGAAGCGTCGCCTTCGCCTGATGGCGGCAAGAACCCGTTGGCCCCGCTCGTCGAGCTGTGGCGCCGGACGGTGCAACCGCTGGGGGATTACGGATTCGGGAAGCGCAGCGTGTGGGAAGGCGGCGTGGGACTCTTCATGGTCTCCGGGGCGGTCCTGCTGGCGCTCGCGCTCGCGTGGCTCCGGGGGTTCCAGCTGCGGTCGCGTTTCCGTAAGTACAACGCCGTGTTCGAGTTCAGCCAGGCGTGCGGAATTTGCGTGGGCACGCCCCTCAGGATACGTGGGGTCACCGTTGGGAGCGTCGTCCGTGTCGACTCTTCGCTCAGGAGTATTGATGCATATGTTGAG GTTGAAGATGATAAAATTATTGTGCCACGTAATTCATTGGTTGAGGTTAATCAGTCTGGTCTTTTAATGGAGACAATGATTGATATCACACCAAAAGATCCACTTCCTGCACCTTCAGTTGGTCCACTTGATGCAGACTGTTCCAAAGAAGGTTTAATCCTCTGTGACAAGGAGAGAATGAAAGGACATCAAGGAGTAAGCTTAGATGCACTGGTTGGTATATTTACCCGTCTAGGAAGAGACATGGAGGAAATTGGTGTTCAAAAAAGCTTCAAATTGGCAGAGAAGGTTGCATCTATAATGGAAGAAGCACAACCTCTCCTTTCACGG ATTGAAGCATTGGCTGAAGAAGTTCAACCTTTGCTCTCGGAGGTGCGTGATAGTGATCTGGTGAAGGATGTGGAAACCATAGCTAAAGGTCTGGCTGAGGCATCCGGCGATTTAAG AAGGTTGAAGTCTTCCATGCTTACCCCTGAGAACAGTGATTTAATCAAGCAGTCTATTTTCACCCTTATATTTACTTTGAAGAACATTGAG AGCATCAGCTCAGACATCTCTAGTTTCACTGGCGATGAGGCGACACGACAGAACATCAAGCTGCTGATCAAGTCCCTTAGCAGACTATTGTGA